CGTTTAATCAAACAAAATGGTCTGGGACATACCACTATGGATATGGTAGCTGCGGAGGCAGGTATCTCCAAAAAAACACTTTATCTCTTTTTTAAAAATAAAGAAACGCTGATGATGCATTCGCTGGACTGGGATGCCGAAGAACTAAAAAATGAGTGTATAAATCTTAAAGAGAAAAATTCCAGCTTTGCCGACTTCTGGTGTCGGACATTACAATTAATGGGGCAGCGCATGTTTGAATATTCCCCCGCCCTTGTTCACGAATTTCTGAACCGTATTCCATTAAAAGCCTGGGCCGATACCAAAAAAGAAGAACTTGCCTTATTAATCGCTCAGGAAGTAGAGGATGGAGAAAAGCGCCAAAAAATAGAGGTGCTGCTCCGTGCGTTCATTACCATTATTGGAAGGTGCATCACTCAGGAGCAATATCCTATTACACCCCAAAAAATGAAAGAGGTGGTTATACCGTATTATTGCCGCTGCGTTGCCCCATAGGTTTATTACTCTACTTATAGATAAAATGCTATAAGTATAATTCCCCTTTTTTTTCTGTATTAATCTATTCCAGCTGCTTTGTTCTGCATCCATGTAATTTTCGTTTTAATGAAACCAAACAATCAGCTATAACCTCTTAGTTATACTAGTCGGAGCCTGTTTGTATATCTGTGGATTTAAACAATATACCAAATATACAATACTACGATAGGCTATTAATGGCTAGGAATATATGACGTCTGTACTTACGCTGATTGTAATTGTGTCAATATCTGTGCTGGTAACGCGTTTTGCTACCATGGCACTGGTGCATACCGGTTTATCTGAACAAACTGCCAAATTTCAGGCACGTTCGGCATTTACGGGAGTGGGTTATGCTACCCGAGAGGCTGAGCGCATCGTCTCTCACCCTGTGCGCAGGCGCATTATTATGCTCTTAATGCTATTAGGCAATGTGGGTATAGTATCGGTGCTTGCTACGCTGGTGCTCACTTTTATTGGTAGCGATTCTGGTGCCATTGAGTGGCTTAGAAAAATAGGTGCTCTAATTGGCGGACTGGCATTACTCTGGGGGTTATCCAAAAGCAAGTGGGTAGATAAGGTGCTTTCTCGCCTGATCAATCATCTGCTAAATAAATATACCGATATTAAAGTGAGAGATTATGCCGGTATACTTCATCTTTCCGGAGAATATGAAATTACGGAAATGTATGTAGATAATGAGCATTGGATGACTAACAGAAGCTTAAAGCAACTTAACCTTAGGCAGGAAGGGCTTAACCTGATTGGGGTAGAGCGCATGGATGGTACCTATGTGGGTTTGCCCAATGGAGAAACTATAATTCGTGAAGGTGATACCCTTATTATGTATGGTCGCGAAGCTGCGCTAAAACAGCTTAGCGAAAGAAAAAGAGGGCGCGCCGGAGCTATTGACAGGCGAAAAGCAATAGCAGAAAATAAGAAGGCAGAGCAACAGCAAGCTGAACAGGAACCTGCAATGGCTGAAGCAGACTAATTTTTTTTAATGAAAACTAATTTTTTTATGGAAAATACAAATAGTAGAACGAATCGTTTGCCAATTAGTAAATATCTTATCGCAGGTTTATTGGCAGGGCTTATCGCCGCAGTGGTCAACAATATTTACCATCTATCTTATTCAGCAATCACTGGAGTAGAATTTAAAGTAGTAGTTAATGTATTAACTGTAACATTGGCTTCTATTGTACCCTTAGTGCTGGCAGGTCTGGTTTATCAAGCTTTAGACAATAATACGAATAAGGCCACTGTCATTTTTGTAATCATGACCATATTCCTGACCATTTGCAGTATGGGGTCAATGGCAGTACCTGTATTTCCAAACAGAGAAGAAGTACCGGAAGGATTTTATGGCTTGACCCTCCCCATGCACTTTATTGCCGGAGGTATTGCAGCCATAGTTATCCCACGATACATTGCCTCACAAAAGAAAAAGCAGCAGGTAAAAGAAACCGCTTAATGTTTGTTAAGTTTGGTTAGAGTGAATGGTTTAAGATTTTTGCAAGCTGTATGATAACAATTAGGTAAGAGAATATCTATTGATTAAAAGTACCATAGTTTACTCTAGACATATTTAAGACACAGAAAAACCTCCTGATTTAGGTGAGAATAATTCTCTTCACTAAAACAGGAGGTTTTAATTTCTTGTACTATTTCCTATCACTATGTATGACGAGGTTGTAGTATTAGTTTTTGGTTAGCTTAACTACTATAGGTTTTAGCTGTAGAGTTTATACATTATCACCAATTAATACCCCATCGGCTTTCTCAAGTGCTTCTTCGGAGCGCATGAGATATTTGATTTTAGGATCATGCTCGTGTCCATTGAGTTCAAATAGTTGGGTATCAAATCGTTTTGAGTACTCCTCAACAACTTTTTTTCTTTCTGTCAGTTTGTGGCTTTTCTGAAAAAAATAGGCCACGGGAAATTTAGTATCAGCCATGTTTAAAAAATTAGATTATGGGATAAATTCAAATAATACTATATGGATAAACTACGAATTTTTCCAGTAAACGATAATAAATACAGGTAAAAAAGCGCTAATAAAAGATAATATATACTCATAAAATAATGTACTAGTATATAGTCTATTAGTATTAAGTATTGAATTTAAATATGAGTGCAAGTGCTTAATATTGATCGCTTATGAGACTTCTTAACTGGCGCAGGTTTTTGCGTATACCTTCCATCTCTTCCATAAGTTATGAGAACCGCTTAGAATTAAAATAAGCACTTTAAATGAATTTGGTACGTTACCTTTCGGTCAATTTGAATAAACTCATTATCTTAAGCGTTCAATTCTATAGCTTGTAACCTAACCTAAATCTAATACATGAAGAAGGATAGCCCACAGAAAGACACTTCTCGCAGAAACTTTGTTAAAGGCGCAGCTATGTCTGCTGCCGGTTTCATGATCATGCCCCGCCACGTATTGGGTGGTAAAAACTTCGTCGCACCCAGTGACAAGGTAAATGTTGGCATCATCGGAGCTGGAGGAAAAGGTAAACGTAATACTTCGGAGTTTCTTAAGCTGGACGATGTGCAGGTAACTGCTGTCGCAGACCCTGCTTACTACTGGAACCTGGCAGACTTCTATTATCGCTCAGAGGCGGGTAGAGGCCCTACCGTAGAAATGATAGAAGAACACTACGAAGGCAAAACCCCTAACTTTAAAGTAGCCGAGTACACTGACTTCCGCGAAATGCTGGATAAAGAATCTGCATTGGATGCGATTGTATGTTCTACCCCTGACCACTCTCATGCCTATATTTCGTTACAGGCAATGCGTGCTGGTAAACATGTGTACTGCGAAAAACCCCTGACTCATAACATCTGGGAAGCTCGCGAAGTACAAAAAGTTGCTAAAGAAACGAAGCTGGCTACCCAAATGGGTAATAGCGGCCACAGTGCCGATGGTATTCGCGAAACAGTAGAATACCTGCGGGCGGGCGTTATTGGTGAGGTAAAAGAGGCACATTGCTGGGTACCGGCAGGCCGATGGATTCCTGGCTTAAATGGCTTGCCAAGCGGCAAATCTACACTGCCTATCAATTTTGATTGGGATCTTTGGCAGGGGCCTCGCAAGCCTCAGGCTTTTCATGAGCACTATGTACCTGTCACCTGGCGCGACTTCTGGATGTATGGCTGTGGAGCACTAGGCGATTTTGGTTGCCACGATATGGATGCAGCCACCTGGGCGTTTAACCTAAAAGCTCCGGAGAGCGTGCAGATCTTTCCTGCTGGTTTTAGCAATGAAGATATAGCACCCTATGGAGAAATAGGCTATTATGAGTTTAAAAAGCAAGGAGATCAGAAGCCATTAAAGCTTACCTGGTACTCTGGCGGTCTTCGTCCCGATTTGCACGAAGCCTTACCAAAAGACTACAAGTATCCGAGCCGTGCTTCTATGTTTGTAGGCGAAAAAGGGATTATTATTAATGATGGAGGTAATCGTGCGCCGCAGGTATTCCCCGAAAAACTGCGTGCCTCTATCAAAGTTCCCAAGCAAACTATCCCTCGCTCAAATGGACACTTCAGAGATTGGGTAGATGCCATTAAAGGAGGTAAACCTGCCAGCTCTAATTTTGAGTATGGCGCACGCCTTACTGAGATAACCCTACTTGGTGTGCTTTCTTTGCGTATGGGGGGAGAGAAAATTTATTGGGATGCAGAAAACATGAAAGCTAAAGGTCTGCCCGAAGCTGATAAGTTTATCAAAGAGCCCGTTCGTGAAGGCTGGGAGATGGCTTAAATAATAAAGAGAAGCTGAAGCCCATGAGTAGTTTGCTCATGGGCTTTATTCTGTCGCTGAAACCATTGCCTGTATAATCTTTGGCCCTAGTGTCAGCCACTCCTCTACATTCCTTCTTCTGCCGATCTTGTCCGCTTCTTCTACTTTGAGTTCCATCAGGTAGGCTGCTACCTTTTGCTCTGCCCATAGTGCCTGATTGACCGTCATGCGACCTCTCTTGCCAGCCGTAGTGCTTTCCGGCATCTTCCGAATACCTTCATCGGCTTTAAAAGAACTGTGGTCCACCATATATTGCCATAGCTTTTGACCTGTTTCTACTTGTGGTCCCTGTATATAGTCGGCCGCTTCTGTATTGTGCAGTGTCAGAAAAAGGTCAATACTTTTTCCTGAAAGTAGCCAGTTTACAATCTCTGTTTTTTGAGCATATATCTCCGGCATCTCGTCCGGTTTTACCAGGTCCCAGTTTCGGTTAAGGTCGTGCCCGTGTGAGTTAAAGCGCACGCCACCCCTGGCTACACCATCAGGATCCGCCATTGGCATAATTTTAAACACATATGCTCTGCCTAGCTGATGTTCTTCAGCAGAGTCTAGCAAATACCTAAAGGCCCCTTCCATTACCCAGGAGGTACCTGCCTCCCAGGAGTGCTGCCGTGCCATCAACCAAATTACCTTTTTCTTGTCTTGCGGCACATCTGTATCAGTAATAGTGAGTAGCTGTAAGTCTCTTCCCTCAACACTTTCTCCTATATTACTGATTGATAATTGTGAATGATCCTGATATTCGGAAAGCAGACTTTTTAACCTTTGATTAGTGTATGGTGGCTGGTGAGCAATCCAAATACTGTCTGCTTTCGGTTTTATCTGGAGCCTTAGCTCTTTTTGCGCCTCATCCCAGCTGACTGCCCGATCGTCTAGGTGCTGCCAAACTTCCTGATCATAGCTGATCAGAGGCCTGGTATGTTCGGTGATAGCATGAGCACCATATTTATAGTTATATTCTCCCACCAATTGAGTCAGGTCTATCGTAAGCGCTTTTCCTTTTGCCCCTTTTACCATAAAATAATACCAGCTAGCTTGTCGGTTACGCTCTTCCCAGTCAGACTCACCCTCTACAGCACAGGCATAGTGCAGTGGGGCTATCTCCTCTACCTCTCCCAGACTACCTCCCTCAAAATTGCTATGAAAAGTGATGGGTGCCGCCCCACCTTCCTCGCTATTTTTATGAGGCTGACAGGCTTGTTGAAAAATAAATAGCAGTATTAAGCAATAAAAAACGGGCTGCTTGATCATAAAATTAATATCGGGTTAGAGGCTTTAACTATTAGATAGAAAAGATACCGATAAATAAACAAAAGCAGAAGGTAAAACTTATACCGTAGTTTTATTCATCATTTCAAGACGAAGCTCAGGCTTATACTGGCTAAAAAAACTTTCTACTTTTTGTTTCATCTCAGCATCTCTTAAAGCAACAGGCAAGCTAGGTACCCTTCTCTTATTCAAATATTAATAAAAGCCATACTTGTGCTTGCTCTTCTGAAACATGGCTAACAAAAGCTTTAAAACTTAGTATATTTCTTAAAAAAAGCTATGGATATACGAGAGCATCTGCTTAAAACCAGGGAACAGACATTAACTTATTATGAACTTCCGGAAATTGAACTGAGCAAAAACTACGGCGAAGGCAAATGGACAGTGCGTCAGATACTGGTACATCTGGCAGATACAGAAACAGTACTTTACGACCGCATACGAAGAGTCATCTCTGAACCTAAACAGGTAATCTGGGCTTTTAATCCTGATGCCTGGGCTAACGCTCTAGACTACCATCATTTTCCTTTAGCATTAAGCAAAAACGTGTATGCTTCGGTGAGAGACTGCATCATCTACCTGGCAGAGCAGCATTACGAAAACAAAGGCGCTAATGAGTTTATACATAGCAATACCGGTCTGCGTACCCTCAAAGATGAGTTTGACAAGGTAGCAGAACATAATTATAACCACCTCAGGCAGATAGAGCAGGCATTAAAAAGCTAGTCTTTATTAAACTTTTAAACACAGTCCGGGTCTAAGACTGGATAAAAGCGCCGGATATTAATTAATTTGTAGGGCTTACAACAAAAAAACTACCTTTAGGCGTTTAGTAGACAAACGGCAAATACCTTCGTCCTTTATGATTAGATGGCTCCTGTGTGCAGTGCTTTTTGTTATTCCTTTGCTGGCTGTAGCACAGCAAGAGGAACGAGTGCTGCTGGAAGGTATCGTGCTGGATGCGGATAGCCTGCAAGTACTACCTTCGGTACACGTAAGAATTACAAATAGTGGTTTAGGAGGGGTTACTGAAGCCGATGGACGGTTCAGGTTAAGAGTTAACCCCGACGATTCTGTAGTTTTTAGTAGTGTTGGCTATAAACCCTACCTAATTGTACCGTCAGATAGTACTGAAGAAAGCCTTCGCAAGCTGATCATCCGAATGAAGCCACAGGTAACCGTGCTCGAAGAAGTCCGCTTTAAAGATTATCAGGATTTGAGTAAATACATTCGTCGCGAGTATGATACTACAGTAGATTTAAGAAGGCCAAAGGGCAAGCCCCTGTTTGAAGACCAAGAGCCGGAAGACCGGCCTGCCGTAAGTACTATAGGAGGGATGCATGGGGCTAATCTGGAAGGAGGCCTTACCGCGCTAGCTAACCTCTTCAGTAGTGAGTTTCAGCAAAAGAAGAAGTTAGAAGAAATCCTTAAAATTGAAGAAGAAGAAAAGCGTCAGCAGTCTCTTAAAGAGGCGATGACCGAAAGGTATCGGGCTATGGTACTTACTGCCGCGGCATTAACCGAGCCCGACTTGCAGCGTTTTACCGACAAATACATGCCTCACCCTCTCAAAATGATGAATATGAATGATTACGACCTCATGGCAGAGATAGTGCTGCATCTGCAAGCTTTTGAGACAGAGGCCGACGCTCTTGATAAGTTGCTAAAAGAGGGGGTATTTGAAGGAGAAAAAAGGAACAGTCCGGAGTAGGCCCAAAACTTAACGGCAACTTCATCTTTTTACTACTTTCTCTACTTGCTATGCCGCTCCTATGGACTTAACTTCATAAAAAAACTAGCTTATGGATATCAAGGTGGCCTTTTGGAACTTACAGAACCTGTTTGATGCCCAGCTATCAGAAATTGCGGCAGATTTGGGTTTCACTGCCGAAGAGGGCTGGACAGAAGAGGTGGTGGAAGCAAAACTAAATAATCTGGCACAAATCATACGCTTAATGCATGATGGTGCTATGCCTGACTTACTTGGGGTATGCGAAGTAGAAAACAAACCGCTGATGGAGCGCCTGATTGCAAAGCTGGACATAGACCGATATGAGCTTGCTCATGTAGAAAGTCCCGACATCAGGGGTATAGATGTTTCATTAATCTATAACAGGGAGCTTTTTCATCTGGATCCGGAAACTCCTCCTCGGGCCCTTAAAGTAACTAACCGCTACCCTACAAGAGATATTTTTGAAGTACCCCTCAGACTCAACCATAACAATAGCGAACTGATTGTTTATGTAAATCATTGGCCCTCCCGTAGCCGGGGACGTTATGAGAGTGAACCCCTGCGTATTACGGTAGCCAACCACTTAGGACAGCTTATTGATGAAAAACTGAAGGTAGACCGGCTGGCATACCTTTCTATGGCAGATACCGATGATACCTTGCTGTTGCTGAATCGCTACTGGAACCGAAATATCTTGCTAATGGGCGACTTTAACGATGAGCCTTTTGACCGCAGTATACTGGACTATCTGAAGGCAAGCAGTGGTACCGACCATCTGGAAGAAGCTATCAAAGCAGACCGATCTTCAGCCAACGACCGGGAAAACACCCCTACTCCACGCTCATATTTTGGGGAGCAGGCTTACCTTTTCAACTGTATGTGGCCGTTTTTATCTATACCAGATACTGGAACATTGCATTATAGCGGCTCTACCAACAGTATGAATATGCTGGATCAGTTTATGATTTCGCGAGGACTATATTATGGGCTGCAAGGGCTTAAATTTAATTGCGAAGCTACTCAAATCTTCCGACCCAGTCAGATGAGTAGCCGGCAGAAGAAACGTCCTGTACGTTTTGATTTTGACAAAAAAGGAGTAAAACCGCCCAAAGGATATAGCGATCATTTTCCTATCACCGGAATAATACACGTGCTTTAGCCTGAAGCTTGCCTGGAGCTAATCTCCCTTACTCCCTTTTTCAAAAAGGGGGAATGCTTGGGTAGGAGGGATATCCCTGTATGGAGTAGTAACTAAACTCCCCCTTAGCAAAGGGGGGCGGGGGATTGAAAGTTACCAATCTGTAATAGTCAGTATTTTCAACTTCGTTTGCGAAACTAATCCCCCTTACCTCCTTTTTAAAAGGGTAAATGCTTGGGTGGGAAGGGAGAGCAAAGCTGATTTTGGTACTATTGTGCTTCAACAAGCTCAAACTTTCCTCTGCTACGAATGTAAAGGATACTTTCTCCGTCGTTTTCCGTGCTAAGCTGATGTGCAAACTCTCCCTCAGAACTAAAGTAACTGCCAGCTTCCAGAGCAACGGCTTTTTCCTTTTTAGTAGCCCGATACAATGGGTGTCCCTGGATGACAACAGCACGAAAGGTAGAGTCTGAACTCTGTATCTCTCCTTTAAAACCAGCAGGAAGTTTAAGCAAGGAGCCATTTAAGTGATCATCCTTAGCCTTGCTCCAAAGGTAGGCTACCTTTGCGGGTTGCTTAGTGGCGTGCTTTACAGCTAGATCTACCCAAACCAGATTGGATACATCTACATTAATAGGTTTTTCTCCCTTGTCAAATGCTTCATCGGTAGGTTTTACAAGGTATGGCCCTTTTTCAATTTCTATGAAAGCCATATTTTCTTCAGCTTTAGCTGCGGTTATGTGAGGTTCACCAGCAGGCTGGGTCCAGAAAGAGCCTGAGGCCATCCACATATTTTCTGCTGTTGGGTCATCATTGTGGATGAGTCCATGGATTACGACTCCTTTGTACGTGATGTTGTGAATATGTGGAGGTGAACTGAACCCTTCAGCAAACTTTACCAGAAAACCAGTAGGTTCTGATCCGTTTCTATCTCCCCACAAAGTACCTGCTCTGGGGCTTTGGTCCCCACGGGCGGGGTTCAGAGGCTCCCATTTTATGTCAGAGGCTAGTACCAGGCTATGGCTTACAGCAGTAATATTGTGAGACTCGCTCGTATTATCGGACTGTTTGTTAGGATCACAAGTGGATACGATGCTTGCTAATATTAGTGATAATAATAAGTTTCTGAATATCATGATTATACTTGTCTGTTTGTATCACGAAGATAATCATATCACCTCTCACGCTTCTTGTACCGGTAGGGGTAAATATTGTATAGATAAAGGTTTAGAAGCCTCTTTCGTCTCCCCTTTTGAAAAAGGAGGAATGCTTGGGTAGGAGGGATGTCCCTGTTTGGAGCAGTAACTAAACTCCCCCTTAGCAAAGGTGGGCGGGGGGATTGAAGTTTACCAATCTACTACGGCGTAGTATTCTTAACTTTGATTACGAAACTAATCCCCCTTACCCCCTTTTGAAAAAGGGGAATGATTGAGTGTGAGGAAAGTTCTGTAATGAAGTAGTCACCAAACTCCCCCTTAACAAAGGGGGCTGGGTGGAATGAAGTTTGCTAATCTACTACGGCGCAGTATTCTTAACTTTGATTGCGAAACTAATCCCCCTTCCCCCCCTTTTGAAAAAGGGGGAATGATTGGGTGGTCAAAAGTATCTACATGGAATAGTCACCAAACTCCCCTTTATAGTAAAATAGCTAATTATGAAGAATAGCAGACTTTGGACAAACATTAAGAACTTTACATTAGATGATCCTGATTGTGAGTTTTCATTTTCGCAACGATTAGCACGCGACAATAATTGGAGTTTAGCATTTAGCCAGCAGGTGATTCTGGAATACAAAAAGTTTATGTACTTGTGTTGTGTTGGTTATGGAGAACTAACCCCTAGCGATGCGGTAGATCAAGCCTGGCACCTACACCTCACTTACACAAAGTCATACTGGATAGCCTTCTGCGAGGATACATTAGGAAAGCAGATTCATCATAATCCAACCCAGGGAGGGAGTGAAGAAAAAAGTAAATACTCCAGCTGCTATGCCAATACGCTTAGGGCATATGAAGATGAGTTTGGAGAAAAACCTCCAGAAGAAGTCTGGTTACAAAAAAATAAAAGGTTCGCTCAGCTAAATTTTAAAAGAATTAATTTATCAGAATACTGGCTTATCAGAAAATCAAATCTGAATTATTCCTATCTTTTTGCAATTGCTACGGCTTTAGTTGTAGGTTTATTTGTACAGTCTGATAATCCTATACCTCTGTTCTCATTAGGGCTGGTGTTTCTTCTTATCATGCTGTTGGTCCGAACGATAAGAGGGAAGGGTAGTAGGAGTAGAAAAAATGGTGGTTCAAATGAGGGTGATAGTTCATGGGGAGGCTTTTGGGATTGTTCTAGTGATGATTCGGGTTGTAGTAGCCACGGCTGTAGTTCAGGATGTAGCGGATGCGGGGGAGGAGATTGACCGTAAAATATTTATACCAGCGTACTATTCAGAAATAGTTATTCATGATATTTAACCCAGTATGAACGGCCCGGATACAAACACCTGCTTCCCGCTAGCCCACTACGATAGGCTATGCTTTTTAAAAAATATCATTAAAAACCCTAACATCATTGTGGGAGACTATACCTATTATGATGACTTTGAAGATGTTCATAATTTTGAGAAGAATGTCAGGTATCATTTTGATTTTGTAGGTGACAAGCTCATCATCGGTAAGTTTTGTATGATTGCTTCAGATGTTAGCTTCATTATGAATGGAGCCAATCACCTGAGCCAGTCAGTATCCAGCTATCCTTTTGCTATATTCGGGCATGGCTGGGAGCAGGCTATGGAAGGAAAGACATATCCTACTAAAGGAGATACAATTATAGGCAACGATGTCTGGATAGGCTACAAAGCATGTATTATGCCGGGTGTAACGATAGGAGATGGAGCCATTATCGCTGCCAACGCAACTGTTACCAAAGATGTACCTCCATATGCGATAGTGGGAGGCAACCCTGCTGAGGTAATCAGAAAGCGGTTCAATGAAGAGCAAGTAGCCAAGCTGCTCAAGCTTAAATGGTGGGACTGGGAAGCGGAAAAGATTACAGCGAAACTACCGCTTTTAACAGGCAATAATATAGATCTTTTGCTGGCAGAAGCTACTGAGACCTGATGACCCATTACACCATTCTGAACTACTAACAACCTAATATAAAAGCTAAAACACCTATGCTACTAGCAAGACGCCTTAACCGTACTATTGCCTATTGCCTTTGTATGAGCTTTGCCTTTTTGTCATGCTCACCCTCACAAAACGAAACCGATGTAGAAGTAAACACTACTAAAGAGCAGGAGTGGCAGACACTCTTCAACGGTGAGACTTTAGAAAACTGGAACTCTACCGGAAGTGCAGATGCCAGGGTAGAAGGGCAGCAACTGATCTTAAGACGCAATGCCGATGCTCCGGGCTGGCTGATATCTAATGCACAGCCTGCTAATTTTGAGCTTAAGACTGAGTTTAAACTTAGTGAGGGCACCAATAGTGGTGTGGCGATACGTGTTCCTACCAAGCGAAATGTAGATCCGGTCACCAGTGGCTATGAAGTAAACCTGGACAATCGTGCGGATATCCCCAACCCTAGCGGCACTCTGGACTTTCTGGCCAGAGCCTTCTGGAATGAAGACATAGATCCTCAGGGCTGGAACCAACTGCACGTAAAAGCAGATGGTGATCATATAGAAGTAAAGGTGAACGGAAAAAAGGTGGTAGAAACTTTTAGCCGTAGAAGTAGCAAGGGGGCTATTGCCTTACAAGCTCCTTTGACTGATGCCGGTGAAGTACGTTTTCGTCAGATGCAAATTAAAGAACTGCCTCCTTCCTCATTTAGCCAGCCACAGCTACGCGACTATATGCTTTCTACCTATAAAGGAAGTAAACAGACTCTATTTGATGGAGAAAGCCTTAATGGCTGGCAAAAGCTGGGTGAAGCAAAATGGTCTGTCGCGCAAGGTATAATTACCGGTGATAGCCAGGGCTCGGATGGTGGGTACCTTTGTACAGATAAAACTTACAAGAACTTCTACCTTAGCCTTCAATTCAAGATTGCCTTTGAGGATAACAGTGGAGTTTTTGTAAGACTGCAACCTGATGCCACAGAGGTAAGTCTGGATGTAGGACTAGAAGTAAACGTCTACGATGCTCCGGGAATGGCGTGGGCCCACCCCACAGGCTCTATTAATACTCATGCCCGCGCTTTTACCGGTCTCATCAGTTACGAAGAGTGGAATACAATGGAAATTTTCGCTTTTGATGAGCAGTTGAGTGTCTACGTAAATGGAGTTAAGGCCTCAGAGGCTACAGTACCAACGAAGTATCAGGAGGCAGGTAAAATCTGTCTACAGGTATACCCCAGGGTAGCTACTGATGAAGGTCCTTCTCAGGTCAGTTACAAAAACATCCAGCTAAAGAATTTTGAAGGTATCCCTTTTGTAGGTTACTAGGAACTAAGAGCAGCCTGGGCTTCCTGAAGCAGTGCCTGTACTTTTGCTTTAGGATCGCCCGGCCCCAAAGTCTCCAGTGGAAAGTAGCCCCTGTAACGTACAGCACGTGCTATTTCTACTATTCGCTCTATATTCGTCTTTTCTGCCTTCCCATTTACATAAACCTCCTCTTTGACCTGCCAACTGCGGGCATAAGGAGCTAGCTGCTTTATTTCCTGGTAAGGCTTAGCTCTCAGGCTGCCAATATCCAGCATAAGTCCCAGATAGGGGTGGTCTATCTCCAGCAATACATCTTCTACTTCATTCGCTGTTTTAAGAAACTCATAGTGGTTTTGTAAGTTGAGCATCACACCATACTGAGCCGCCACATCTGCACTTTGGCGGAGTCCGTCAATAAGGCGGGCGCGAGCTCTCTTCCATTCGCTACGGTCTTCTACAGTTTTTCCGGCAAATACACGAAGGCAGGGAGTGCCTAGCCTGGCTGCTGCTGCAATCCAGTTTTCTACCAGCTTTAGGTCTTCTTTTCTTTTTTGCGAATCACGCTGGGCAAAATCGTTTCGTACGCCGGTACCACAGATGGAAAGGCCCAGCGTATATGCTTTATGCTTAAAGCTGTAAAGCGTAGCATCGTCTGGTACCAGTGGGTAGCCTGGAAAATAATAGGCGGTGGCATCCAGGGCAGCAAAAGGTAGGTTAGCACAATACTCCAAGAGGCTTTCCAGGTTCATACTACCTTCTCTTAATGCCTGATTGAATGAAAAAGCATTGAGAGCCAGCTTGAGGTTAGGCTGTTGGGCCATAGCCAGGGTAGGTAAGCCTGATAATACAGGAAGAGCCGTAGCAGCACAGCCAGACGTTTTCAAAAAGCGGCGTCGGTTCATAGGTTGTTGTCGTTTACGGAATATAGAAAAATCTGATGAGCTGAGTAATGTGTTCCACAGCTAAATAGCGCTGTCGCGCATTTTTTTCCTCTTAAAACCTTTAAAAAAGCCTGGTATAAGGTATT
This window of the Porifericola rhodea genome carries:
- a CDS encoding TetR/AcrR family transcriptional regulator → MHSPDLQDKKVLILQTSLRLIKQNGLGHTTMDMVAAEAGISKKTLYLFFKNKETLMMHSLDWDAEELKNECINLKEKNSSFADFWCRTLQLMGQRMFEYSPALVHEFLNRIPLKAWADTKKEELALLIAQEVEDGEKRQKIEVLLRAFITIIGRCITQEQYPITPQKMKEVVIPYYCRCVAP
- a CDS encoding TrkA C-terminal domain-containing protein, whose translation is MTSVLTLIVIVSISVLVTRFATMALVHTGLSEQTAKFQARSAFTGVGYATREAERIVSHPVRRRIIMLLMLLGNVGIVSVLATLVLTFIGSDSGAIEWLRKIGALIGGLALLWGLSKSKWVDKVLSRLINHLLNKYTDIKVRDYAGILHLSGEYEITEMYVDNEHWMTNRSLKQLNLRQEGLNLIGVERMDGTYVGLPNGETIIREGDTLIMYGREAALKQLSERKRGRAGAIDRRKAIAENKKAEQQQAEQEPAMAEAD
- a CDS encoding Gfo/Idh/MocA family protein, whose protein sequence is MKKDSPQKDTSRRNFVKGAAMSAAGFMIMPRHVLGGKNFVAPSDKVNVGIIGAGGKGKRNTSEFLKLDDVQVTAVADPAYYWNLADFYYRSEAGRGPTVEMIEEHYEGKTPNFKVAEYTDFREMLDKESALDAIVCSTPDHSHAYISLQAMRAGKHVYCEKPLTHNIWEAREVQKVAKETKLATQMGNSGHSADGIRETVEYLRAGVIGEVKEAHCWVPAGRWIPGLNGLPSGKSTLPINFDWDLWQGPRKPQAFHEHYVPVTWRDFWMYGCGALGDFGCHDMDAATWAFNLKAPESVQIFPAGFSNEDIAPYGEIGYYEFKKQGDQKPLKLTWYSGGLRPDLHEALPKDYKYPSRASMFVGEKGIIINDGGNRAPQVFPEKLRASIKVPKQTIPRSNGHFRDWVDAIKGGKPASSNFEYGARLTEITLLGVLSLRMGGEKIYWDAENMKAKGLPEADKFIKEPVREGWEMA
- a CDS encoding M14-type cytosolic carboxypeptidase: MIKQPVFYCLILLFIFQQACQPHKNSEEGGAAPITFHSNFEGGSLGEVEEIAPLHYACAVEGESDWEERNRQASWYYFMVKGAKGKALTIDLTQLVGEYNYKYGAHAITEHTRPLISYDQEVWQHLDDRAVSWDEAQKELRLQIKPKADSIWIAHQPPYTNQRLKSLLSEYQDHSQLSISNIGESVEGRDLQLLTITDTDVPQDKKKVIWLMARQHSWEAGTSWVMEGAFRYLLDSAEEHQLGRAYVFKIMPMADPDGVARGGVRFNSHGHDLNRNWDLVKPDEMPEIYAQKTEIVNWLLSGKSIDLFLTLHNTEAADYIQGPQVETGQKLWQYMVDHSSFKADEGIRKMPESTTAGKRGRMTVNQALWAEQKVAAYLMELKVEEADKIGRRRNVEEWLTLGPKIIQAMVSATE
- a CDS encoding DinB family protein; the protein is MDIREHLLKTREQTLTYYELPEIELSKNYGEGKWTVRQILVHLADTETVLYDRIRRVISEPKQVIWAFNPDAWANALDYHHFPLALSKNVYASVRDCIIYLAEQHYENKGANEFIHSNTGLRTLKDEFDKVAEHNYNHLRQIEQALKS
- a CDS encoding carboxypeptidase-like regulatory domain-containing protein; its protein translation is MIRWLLCAVLFVIPLLAVAQQEERVLLEGIVLDADSLQVLPSVHVRITNSGLGGVTEADGRFRLRVNPDDSVVFSSVGYKPYLIVPSDSTEESLRKLIIRMKPQVTVLEEVRFKDYQDLSKYIRREYDTTVDLRRPKGKPLFEDQEPEDRPAVSTIGGMHGANLEGGLTALANLFSSEFQQKKKLEEILKIEEEEKRQQSLKEAMTERYRAMVLTAAALTEPDLQRFTDKYMPHPLKMMNMNDYDLMAEIVLHLQAFETEADALDKLLKEGVFEGEKRNSPE